One window of Centropristis striata isolate RG_2023a ecotype Rhode Island chromosome 21, C.striata_1.0, whole genome shotgun sequence genomic DNA carries:
- the LOC131959036 gene encoding dexamethasone-induced Ras-related protein 1-like produces the protein MIKKMSPSESDFDIPAKNCYRMVILGSTKVGKTAIVSRFLNGRFEEQYTPTIEDFHRKLYSIKGDVYQLDILDTSGNHPFPAMRRLSILTGDVFILVFSLDNRDSFQEVQRLKRQIFETKSCLKNKIKENIDVPLVICGNKGDREFYREVQQEEIEQLVAGDEKCAYFEISAKRNENVDKMFQTLFTLAKLPHEMSPDLHRKVSVQYCDMLHRKSLKNKKMKDIGEAFGMVTPCARRPSVHSDLMYIKEKAIGGGQGKDKERCVIS, from the exons atgattaaaaaaatgtcgcCATCAGAGAGCGATTTCGACATCCCAGCCAAGAACTGCTACAGGATGGTGATTTTGGGATCCACCAAAGTTGGGAAAACGGCCATCGTGTCCCGTTTTCTGAACGGGAGGTTCGAAGAGCAGTACACTCCGACCATCGAGGACTTTCACAGGAAACTGTACAGCATCAAGGGAGACGTTTACCAGCTGGACATACTGGATACATCAGGGAATCACCCTTTCCCCGCCATGAGGAGACTATCCATACTGACAG GTGACGTCTTCATCCTCGTCTTCAGCCTGGACAACCGAGACTCCTTCCAGGAGGTGCAGCGCCTCAAGCGCCAGATTTTCGAGACTAAGTCGTgcctgaaaaacaaaatcaaagagAACATCGACGTGCCTCTGGTGATCTGCGGGAACAAGGGGGACCGAGAGTTTTACCGGGaggtgcagcaggaggagatcGAGCAGCTCGTGGCCGGGGACGAGAAGTGCGCGTACTTCGAGATCTCCGCCAAGCGCAACGAGAACGTGGATAAGATGTTTCAGACTCTGTTTACCTTGGCCAAACTACCTCACGAGATGAGCCCCGACCTGCACCGGAAAGTGTCCGTGCAGTACTGCGACATGCTGCACAGAAAGTCGCTGAAAAATAAGAAGATGAAGGACATTGGGGAGGCGTTCGGGATGGTGACCCCGTGCGCACGGAGACCCAGCGTGCACAGCGACCTCATGTACATTAAGGAGAAGGCGATAGGAGGCGGGCAGGGGAAGGACAAAGAGAGGTGTGTGATCAGTTAA